The Lycium ferocissimum isolate CSIRO_LF1 chromosome 1, AGI_CSIRO_Lferr_CH_V1, whole genome shotgun sequence genome includes a region encoding these proteins:
- the LOC132053713 gene encoding laccase-12-like, which yields MEAFNMSISNPLRSLLFYGIFLLFANAASLAKAKVHYHDFVIQATPVKRLCNTHNTITVNGQFPGPTLEVNNGDTLVIKVVNRAQYNVTIHWHGVRQMRTAWADGPEFITQCPIRPGGSYTYRFTIQGQEGTLWWHAHSSWLRATVYGALVIHPKEGTSYPFPKPKRETPILLGEWWDANPIDVIRQATRTGGAPNISDAYTINGQPGDLYNCSSQDTTIVHVDSGETNLLRVINAALNQQLFFSVANHKLTVVGADASYVKPFTTSVLMLGPGQTTDVLITANQPPARYYMAARAYASGQGAPFDNTTTTAILEYKAAPCPAKGVKINPTLPSLPAFNDTTTATAFTSSFRSAKKVEVPTDIDENLLFTVGLGLNNCPAGASSSSCQGPNGTRFTASMNNVSFVLPSNFSLLQAHHQGIPGVFSTDFPAVPPVKFDYTGNVSRSLWQPISATKLYKLKYGSRVQLVLQGTSIQTAENHPIHLHGYDFYILAEGFGNFNPQTDTAKFNLVDPPLRNTASVPVKGWSVIRFVADNPGVWIMHCHLDVHITWGLAMAFLVENGVTELEALEEPPVDLPVC from the exons atggAGGCCTTCAACATGAGCATTTCCAACCCTTTGCGCTCTTTGTTATTCTATGgcatttttcttctctttgcaAATGCTGCGTCTTTAGCAAAAGCCAAAGTTCACTACCACGACTTTGTT ATTCAAGCAACACCAGTGAAGAGGCTGTGCAATACGCACAACACCATAACTGTGAACGGGCAATTCCCCGGACCAACTTTGGAAGTGAACAATGGAGATACTCTAGTGATCAAGGTTGTCAATAGGGCTCAGTATAATGTCACCATTCATTG GCATGGGGTGAGGCAAATGAGAACAGCATGGGCGGATGGACCAGAATTTATCACTCAGTGTCCAATTAGACCAGGAGGGAGTTACACTTATCGGTTTACAATTCAAGGACAAGAAGGGACACTTTGGTGGCACGCACACAGCTCATGGCTAAGGGCCACTGTTTATGGAGCCCTAGTTATTCACCCTAAAGAAGGAACGTCCTACCCATTCCCTAAGCCCAAAAGAGAAACACCTATTCTGCTTG GTGAGTGGTGGGATGCAAACCCCATTGACGTTATTAGACAAGCTACACGAACAGGAGGAGCGCCTAATATATCGGATGCTTACACCATCAATGGTCAACCAGGTGATCTTTACAACTGTTCTAGTCAAG ATACTACCATAGTACATGTGGACTCGGGTGAGACGAACCTCCTTAGAGTCATAAACGCTGcactcaaccaacaacttttcTTCTCAGTGGCCAACCACAAGCTCACTGTTGTTGGAGCAGATGCATCTTATGTCAAACCTTTCACCACATCAGTCCTTATGTTAGGACCAGGACAAACTACTGATGTCCTCATCACTGCTAATCAACCACCAGCCCGATACTACATGGCTGCGCGTGCCTATGCAAGTGGACAAGGAGCACCCTTTGACAACACTACAACCACAGCCATTTTAGAGTATAAGGCTGCTCCTTGCCCTGCTAAGGGTGTCAAGATCAATCCCACTTTACCATCTCTGCCAGCATTTAACGATACTACCACCGCCACTGCCTTCACAAGCAGTTTCAGGAGTGCAAAAAAGGTCGAAGTACCAACCGATATCGACGAAAACCTACTCTTTACAGTTGGATTGGGACTCAACAATTGCCCTGCAGGGGCAAGCTCTAGTAGCTGTCAAGGTCCAAATGGAACTCGATTTACTGCAAGTATGAACAATGTGTCATTTGTGCTACCATCCAATTTCTCCTTGCTTCAGGCACATCACCAGGGCATACCTGGAGTTTTCTCAACCGATTTCCCAGCAGTCCCACCGGTTAAATTCGATTACACCGGTAATGTGAGCAGGTCACTCTGGCAACCTATTTCGGCGACTAAATTATACAAGTTGAAATATGGTTCGAGAGTGCAGCTTGTGTTACAGGGGACTAGTATCCAGACCGCTGAGAACCACCCAATTCATCTTCACGGATATGATTTTTACATCCTTGCTGAGGGCTTTGGAAACTTCAATCCACAAACCGATACTGCTAAATTCAACCTTGTTGATCCACCTCTTCGTAATACAGCAAGTGTACCAGTCAAAGGATGGTCAGTCATCCGATTTGTAGCTGATAATCCAG GAGTTTGGATTATGCACTGTCACTTGGATGTGCACATTACTTGGGGTTTGGCCATGGCCTTCCTTGTGGAAAATGGAGTTACTGAATTGGAAGCATTGGAGGAGCCTCCGGTTGATCTTCCTGTCTGCTAA